GGGTCGTGATGGGTGTTGAGGATGTCGTTGCCGAGGATATCGGGATCATCGAGGAGTTCCCTGGCCCGTTCAATGGCAAACAGGGTTTCTATCAGACGGGCATAATGGTAATAAAGTGTCTGGTAAACCGGTTTGCCATTATTGAGCTGCTTATAAAGCTCGAATTCAGCCTGTGCCAGCGGGGTATCAATATGGTCAACAGCGTTCAGGCGGCCCAAAGGACCCACCCGGTAGACACCATCCGGATAACCCATCTTCTTGTAATAGGGGAACTTCAAGTAGGACCAATTTTCGACGTGTTCAGCAATGACGTCCAGATAATCCTGGGCATCAAAGCACTCCAACTGATCGCCGACACGGTCCACAAGGCGGACATCGCCATCATAGAGTTCCAGGCCGTTTTCAGGCGTCACCAGGCCCATATAGCCGGTGTGGAAGACTGCGAATTTCTCAATGTCTTCGATATTTGCTGAAGCCCAATCTTTGATGAGCTTGATACCGATTTGAGTTGTTTCAATCGCCTGATCCAGGCCTTCGCGCATGTGATCGCGTTTTTCTTCAGTCAGGGCACGGTTGACGCCACCGGGAACAGCAAAGTTCGGGTGGATGCGGCGGCCGCCGACAGTGTAGATTATGTCCTGGCCAAATTTACGCAGTTCGACTGCACGGACAGTCAGGGCGGGGTCAGCACCAATCAGACCAACCACATTGCGGATGGCGGGATCGGCGTCGAAGCCCAGGATCAGATCCGGGCCGGCCAGTTCAAAGAAATGCATGCCGTGGCTCTGGATCATCTGGCCCATGTGCATCAATTCCCGCAGGAGTGTTGCTGTGCGGGGCGGCTTGGCGCCCATCAGGATGTCGCCGGCTTTAGCGCTGGCGAGGTGATGGCTCACGGGGCAAATCCCGCAGATTCGAGGTGTGATCTGGGGCATTTCGAAGTACATACGACCTTCGCAGAATTTCTCAAAACCGCGGAATTCGTTAACGTGGAAATAGGCATGGTCAACGCTGCCAGCATCATTCATGTGAATGGTGACCTTGGCGTGACCTTCAATTCTGGTTACGGGTTCAATCGTGATTTTTTCAGCTACCATTATTCGTTCCTCCTAGTGCCAATGCAGCTTATCGTTCTTGATTTCCGGGATCCGACCCTGAGCCAGTTCAACGAGGGCATAGAAGATCGTGTCCGCATCAGGTGGGCAACCGGGGATAAATACATCAACCGGGACGACCTCACTCACGGCACGCACCCGGGTCATTTCTGCCAATTCAGGATCGGCGGGAATCAGACCTTCGGCATCGACGCTTTCCGCATCGATATAGGCTCTTTGCAGGGCGGATTCAACACCGACGAAGTTCCGCATGGCAGGGACGCCGCCGAAGACAGCGCAGTCACCCAGGGCGACCAGGATCTTACAGCGTTCCCGCATTCGTTTGGCAACTTCTTCATTGTATGTGTTGTTGATGCCGCCTTCGAGGATACCAACAGTGACACCTTTTTCATCCGGTTCTTTTAAGTCGGTGATCGGGGTTGCGCGCAGGTCTACCAAATCTACGACCTGGAGAATGCGCTCGTCTATATCCAAAAGTGACATGTGGCATCCAGCGCATCCGCAAAGCCAATCAGAGGCTACAGTGGGTTTTGTCATAAGAATTTTCCTTTCGACTTATTACCAGTATTTTATCTCAGGATTTAGGCTTCCTGGATTTGGATGGTGGGTATGCGAGCCATCAGACTGGTTTTCCAGTCCTGATCGGGCTGGACTTTCACTGCACCAGCGATTTTTTCCAGGGTTTCAAGCGTGGTCAGGACGCCTTCGGGAGCTTCGAGGGATTTGATCGCCTTCTGGAGGCGGCCATCCATGCTCAGGTAGGTGCCGGATTCTTCAGCCCACATGGCAACTGGCAGGACGACATCGGCCGCACCGGTCAGTTGGGATTCGTAGGCGCTGAGCGCTACGACAAAGGGCACTTTTTCCAGGTCTTTGGTCAGTTTCGCGGTTGGGGCTTCATCGCCGAGGACAACCACAGCGGCTGAGGCACCTTCAGTTTTGAAGGGTGCTTCCAGACCGAGTTGGGCAGCAGCCATGCTGTTTGCGTTACCTTTGACACCCACAAGGGCGGCACCGGTCAAGTCAGCAAGTTTCAGCAGCGCATCCAGGGCAATTTCATCCGCATTGGCG
This Chloroflexota bacterium DNA region includes the following protein-coding sequences:
- a CDS encoding Ni/Fe hydrogenase subunit alpha translates to MVAEKITIEPVTRIEGHAKVTIHMNDAGSVDHAYFHVNEFRGFEKFCEGRMYFEMPQITPRICGICPVSHHLASAKAGDILMGAKPPRTATLLRELMHMGQMIQSHGMHFFELAGPDLILGFDADPAIRNVVGLIGADPALTVRAVELRKFGQDIIYTVGGRRIHPNFAVPGGVNRALTEEKRDHMREGLDQAIETTQIGIKLIKDWASANIEDIEKFAVFHTGYMGLVTPENGLELYDGDVRLVDRVGDQLECFDAQDYLDVIAEHVENWSYLKFPYYKKMGYPDGVYRVGPLGRLNAVDHIDTPLAQAEFELYKQLNNGKPVYQTLYYHYARLIETLFAIERARELLDDPDILGNDILNTHHDPKEMAVGVIEAPRGTLFHQYWVNPNGQLEKVNLIVSTGHNNWAMSEAVDSVAKTYVKGPEVQEGMLNRVEAAIRAYDPCLSCSTHAIGQMPITVDVFDAKGKVTQTLQRD
- a CDS encoding NADP oxidoreductase, with amino-acid sequence MTKPTVASDWLCGCAGCHMSLLDIDERILQVVDLVDLRATPITDLKEPDEKGVTVGILEGGINNTYNEEVAKRMRERCKILVALGDCAVFGGVPAMRNFVGVESALQRAYIDAESVDAEGLIPADPELAEMTRVRAVSEVVPVDVFIPGCPPDADTIFYALVELAQGRIPEIKNDKLHWH